Proteins encoded by one window of Scatophagus argus isolate fScaArg1 chromosome 4, fScaArg1.pri, whole genome shotgun sequence:
- the dgcr8 gene encoding microprocessor complex subunit DGCR8, with the protein MEIDDVQPPLPLEPPDDFGQDEGRAPPPPPLQTSSDAEVMDVSSGGDGYTYTPGNGEAQPQHPVSMGSLTFCSHLSNEANPNPPCPRTARHAPPVTKFLPDLKLLKDVKIRVSFTESSSSKDRKVLYTGEGQEGGSDDGLDGLNGELHDWSSEQEIAEGSSGAGNTAGRTSEEADIDLENKVEFAVLDELDDFYENFLDHDDGEHGGFKSEVIVQQEQADDDVVAYSYEEEFDNDVDALLEEGMPVPKKMRPAEDKYGGDSDHHSDGEEGVQPMMTKIKTVLKSRGRPPTEPLPDGWIMTFHNSGIPVYLHRETRVVTWSRPYFLGTGSIRKHDPPTSSIPCLHYKKMKEQEERELNGEVTLNAEEFPVKSGEEDNGEEGAGKLGAKAEDQDDVPPSSLTDGGPREGTANNSLQSKETQPCDTAQGALGQVKAKVEVCKDESIELEEFRMYLEKCFDFEQVTVKKFRTWAERRQFNRDMKRKQAESERPILPANQKLITLSVQDAPTKKEFVINPNGKSEVCILHEYMQRVLKVRPVYNFFECENPSEPFGASVIIDGVTYGTGTASSKKLAKNKAARATLEILIPDFVKQTSEEKPVEGDELEYFNHISIEDSRVYELTNKAGLLSPYQILHECLKRNHGMGDTSIKFEVIPGKNQKSEYVMTCGKHTVRGWCKNKRVGKQLASQKILQMLHPHVKNWGSLLRMYGRESNKMVKKENSDKSVIELQQYAKKNKPNLHILNKLQEEMRKLATQREETRKKPKMTIMEFAQPGSEPLCTVDV; encoded by the exons ATGGAGATAGATGATGTTCAACCCCCTCTTCCCTTGGAGCCACCTGATGATTTTGGCCAAGATGAGGGCAGagcacctccaccacctcccctgCAAACGTCCAGTGACGCAGAGGTAATGGACGTTAGCTCTGGTGGTGATGGATACACATACACCCCAGGGAACGGGGAAGCCCAGCCACAGCACCCAGTCAGCATGGGCTCACTAACTTTCTGTAGCCACCTCTCAAATGAGGCCAATCCCAACCCACCGTGCCCCAGAACAGCCCGCCACGCTCCCCCGGTCACCAAGTTTCTACCAGACCTCAAGCTTCTAAAAGATGTAAAGATCAGAGTTAGCTTCACTGAAAGCAGCAGTAGCAAAGACAGGAAGGTTTTGTACACAGGTGAAGggcaggagggaggaagtgatGATGGCTTAGACGGCCTGAATGGTGAGTTGCATGACTGGTCTAGTGAACAGGAGATAGCTGAGGGTAGCTCCGGAGCCGGAAACACAGCAGGCAGAACATCGGAGGAGGCTGACATAGACCTGGAAAACAAGGTAGAGTTCGCCGTCCTGGATGAGTTGGATGACTTCTACGAAAACTTCCTGGATCATGACGATGGGGAGCACGGCGGCTTTAAGTCTGAGGTCATAGTACAGCAGGAGCAAGCAGATGACGACGTTGTGGCTTACTCCTATGAG GAGGAGTTTGACAATGATGTTGATGCTCTGCTGGAGGAGGGCATGCCAGTCCCAAAAAAGATGCGTCCGGCAGAGGACAAATATGGTGGGGACAGTGATCATCATTCGGATGGTGAAGAAGGTGTTCAGCCCATGATGACCAAAATTAAGACTGTCCTGAAGA GTCGGGGGCGCCCCCCCACTGAGCCTCTACCTGATGGATGGATCATGACATTCCATAACTCAGGCATTCCAGTCTACCTGCACAGAGAGACCAGGGTGGTTACCTGGTCCAGACCTTACTTCCTTGGGACCGGCAGTATTAGG AAACATGACCCTCCTACCAGCAGCATCCCTTGCCTGCACTACAAGAAAATGAAGGAACAGGAGGAAAGGGAGCTGAATGGGGAGGTGACGCTCAATGCAGAGGAGTTTCCAGTAAAGTCTGGTGAGGAGGACAATGGTGAAGAGGGAGCAGGCAAGTTAGGGGCTAAAGCCGAGGACCAGGACGACGTCCCTCCCTCCAGTCTGACTGACGGTGGCCCCAGAGAAGGTACAGCTAATAACAGCCTGCAGAGTAAAGAGACCCAGCCCTGTGACACTGCCCAAGGAGCCTTAGGACAAGTCAAGGCCAAGGTGGAGGTGTGCAAGGATGAGTCCATAG AACTTGAAGAGTTTCGCATGTACCTCGAAAAATGCTTTGACTTTGAACAAGTCACTGTAAAGAAGTTCCGTACCTGGGCTGAGCGAAGGCAATTCAACAGAGACATGAAGAGGAAGCAGGCAGAGTCAGAGAGACCTATCCTGCCTGCCAACCAGAAACTCATCACACTGTCTGTCCAAGATGCACCCACCAAGAAAG AATTTGTCATCAACCCGAACGGAAAATCTGAAGTTTGCATCTTGCATGAATATATGCAGCGTGTCCTAAAGGTTCGACCTGTTTACAACTTTTTTGAATGTG agaaCCCAAGTGAACCCTTTGGAGCGTCGGTCATTATAGATGGAGTTACTTATGGCACAGGAACCGCAAGCAGTAAAAAACTTGCCAAGAATAAAGCTg CTCGAGCCACACTGGAAATCCTCATCCCTGACTTTGTGAAGCAGACCTCAGAGGAAAAACCTGTTGAGGGCGATGAACTGgag TATTTTAATCATATCAGTATAGAAGACTCGAGGGTGTATGAGCTGACCAACAAAGCAGGACTACTTTCGCCATATCAGATTCTTCATGAGTGCCTTAAAAG AAACCATGGAATGGGAGACACCAGCATTAAATTTGAGGTGATCCCAGGGAAAAACCAGAAGAGTGAATATGTGATGACATGTGGGAAGCACACTGTGCGTGGCTGGT GCAAGAACAAGAGGGTTGGCAAACAACTGGCATCTCAGAAGATCTTGCAGATGCTTCATCCCCATGTCAAGAACTGGGGCTCACTGCTGCGCATGTATGGCAGAGAGAGCAATAAGATGGTCAAGAAG GAGAACTCTGACAAGAGTGTGATTGAGCTCCAGCAGTATGCCAAAAAGAACAAGCCAAACCTTCATATCTTGAACAAACTGcaagaggaaatgaggaaattGGCCACACAGAGG GAGGAAACTAGGAAGAAACCCAAGATGACCATAATGGAGTTTGCCCAGCCAGGGAGTGAACCCCTCTGCACTGTTGATGTTTAA
- the trmt2a gene encoding tRNA (uracil-5-)-methyltransferase homolog A produces MADVSGDTVADPPPSKEEKSDDLPEDSINYEVKCDVKGEEENEAASDPSMYRYIKEDLFTSEIYKVEIRNLPKFIGFNDLKKFLAKHSLNPHKIKLFGKQTFAFVTFKNEEERDKAMKMVHGMQWKGQVLSVRLAKPKADPILRKRKQEEGEGAGGQPPSKRPEGDEEEESLSVQIANVVTPLWNVPYEEQLRRKEQEVVGVLQRLAKEIGSTNKAMLPWLFAQKGKYNKMCCPLEAIRPSPTQTEYRNKCEFLISVGADGEDKTIGFRLGKYKGGSCAVVRPAETCHVSAEAKRVVGEFQKFIRTTPYSVYSPETYEGHWKQLTIRTTRTKQAMAIVFFNPQKLEEEEISALKSSMRKHFTEGEGKDSGVTSLYFVREGQRTSPNVEDLPCELVAGERCIQEELLGLKFRISPHSFFQVNTGAAEVLYSAVGEWAQLDQDSTVLDVCCGTGTIGISLAKRVKKVIGIELCQEAVEDAKVNAMLNGLSNVEFHCGKAEDVFPNILNAVMSPNITAIVDPPRAGLHSKVILAIRRAEHLKRLVYVACNAKAAMNNFIDLCRAPSNRVHGAPFRPVRAMAVDLFPQTMHVEMLLLLERVDYNSQQLQTSSTQEEKGS; encoded by the exons ATGGCAGATGTTAGTGGCGACACAGTAGCTGATCCTCCACCCTCAAAGGAGGAGAAGTCTGATGATCTCCCCGAGGACTCGATCAATTATGAAGTAAAGTGTGATGTcaaaggtgaggaggagaacGAGGCAGCCTCGGATCCCAGCATGTACCGCTACATCAAAGAGGATCTCTTCACATCTGAGATCTACAAAGTGGAGATCAGGAATCTACCCAAGTTCATCGGCTTTAACGACCTGAAGAAATTCCTGGCTAAACACAGCCTCAACCCGCACAAAATCAAGCTGTTTGGCAAGCAGACCTTTGCTTTTGTCACATTCAAGAATGAAGAGGAGCGCGACAAAGCCATGAAGATGGTTCATGGCATGCAGTGGAAGGGCCAGGTGCTGAGCGTCAGGCTGGCCAAACCCAAAGCGGACCCCAttctgaggaagaggaagcaggaggaaggagagggtgCGGGAGGGCAGCCCCCATCCAAGCGACCAGAGggggatgaggaagaggagtctCTCAGTGTCCAGATTGCCAATGTGGTGACTCCTCTGTGGAACGTGCCTTATGAAgagcagctgaggaggaaggagcaggaggtggtgggggtTCTGCAGAGACTGGCCAA AGAGATTGGCAGCACCAACAAAGCCATGCTGCCATGGCTGTTTGCACAGAAAGGGAAGTACAACAAAATGTGTTGTCCTCTGGAAGCTATCCGACCATCTCCTACACAG ACAGAGTACAGAAACAAGTGTGAGTTCCTTATTTCGGTGGGTGCAGACGGCGAGGACAAGACCATCGGTTTTCGGCTGGGAAAATATAAAGGCGGCTCCTGTGCTGTGGTCAGGCCAGCTGAGACTTGCCATGTCTCAGCCGAGGCCAAGAGAGTGGTCGGCGAGTTTCAGAAGTTCATCAG GACAACACCATACTCTGTGTACAGCCCTGAAACATATGAAGGACACTGGAAGCAGCTGACTATACGGACCACGAGGACCAAACAAGCCATGGCTATAGTGTTCTTCAACCCGCAG AaacttgaagaagaagaaatcagcGCATTAAAGAGCTCCATGAGGAAGCACTTTACAGAAGGAGAGGGCAAAGACAGCGGAGTAACCTCTCTTTACTTTGTGAGAGAGGGTCAaag GACGTCTCCTAACGTAGAGGACTTGCCGTGTGAGCTGGTGGCTGGAGAGCGCTGCATCCAAGAGGAGCTCCTTGGTCTAAAGTTCAGAATATCTCCTCATTCCTTCTTCCAG GTGAATACAGGAGCTGCAGAGGTGCTGTACTCTGCTGTGGGGGAATGGGCCCAGCTGGATCAGGACAGCACAGTGCTGGATGTGTGCTGTGGGACAGGGACCATTGGAATATCTCTGGCTAAG AGAGTAAAGAAGGTTATTGGGATCGAGCTGTGTCAGGAGGCAGTGGAGGATGCCAAAGTTAATGCAATGCTCAATG GTCTAAGTAATGTTGAGTTCCACTGTGGCAAAGCTGAGGATGTGTTCCCCAACATTCTCAATGCAGTCATGTCCCCCAACATCACAGCCATCGTGGATCCACCAAGGGCAGGCCTGC ATTCCAAGGTCATACTTGCCATCAGGCGGGCAGAACATCTGAAGAGACTGGTTTATGTGGCGTGCAATGCCAAGGCAGCCATGAACAACTTCATTGA TTTGTGCAGAGCGCCATCCAACAGAGTTCATGGGGCCCCGTTCCGTCCGGTGCGAGCCATGGCCGTGGATCTGTTCCCTCAGACAATGCATGTTGAGATGCTTCTGCTACTGGAGAGAGTGGACTACAATTCCCAGCAGCTGCAAACCAGCAGCACCCAGGAAGAGAAGGGGTCTTAG
- the ranbp1 gene encoding ran-specific GTPase-activating protein translates to MADPKEQEDHDNTTEDSNHDPHFEPIVSLPEQDVKTLEEDEEELFKMRAKLYRFASENDPPEWKERGTGDVKLLKHKEKGTIRLLMRRDRTLKICANHHITPAMELKPNTGSDRAWVWNTLADYADECPKPELLAIRFLNAENAQKFKGKFDECKEEVRKHLEGTGNTDSANKVAEKLEELSVKDKASEGKKEEEKGEPEKKEDEKKEVDAEKN, encoded by the exons ATGGCAGACCCGAAG GAACAGGAAGACCATGACAACACTACTGAGGACTCCAACCATGATCCCCACTTTGAGCCCATCGTCTCCCTTCCTGAGCAGGATGTGAAGACATtagaagaggacgaggaggaactctttaaaat gcgGGCTAAACTATATCGTTTTGCCTCTGAGAACGACCCACCTgagtggaaggagagaggaacTGGTGACGTCAAgctgctgaaacacaaagagaagggCACAATCCGCCTCCTGATGAGGAGAGATCGAACCCTGAAGATTTGTGCCAATCACCACA TTACCCCTGCAATGGAACTGAAGCCCAACACTGGCAGTGACAGGGCATGGGTGTGGAACACACTAGCAGACTATGCTGATGAATGCCCTAAACCGGAGCTCCTGGCAATACGTTTTTTAAACGCAGAAA ATGCTCAGAAGTTTAAGGGGAAGTTTGATGAGTGCAAGGAGGAGGTCAGAAAACATCTAGAGGGGACAG GCAACACTGATAGTGCAAATAAAGTGGCAGAGAAACTGGAGGAGCTGTCCGTAAAAGACAAGGCTtcagaaggaaagaaggaagaggaaaaaggggagcctgagaaaaaagaagatgagAAAAAGGAAGTGGACGCTGAGAAGAATTGA